The region AGGATGCTGgacccccaatgcagggggcccagggttcagtttccggtcagggagctagatcccacatatcgCCGAGGAAAATTCtggatgctgcaactaagacccactgcagcaaaaggaaggaaggaaggaaagatagaaaagaaggggaagggggaagtgaggaaagaaagaagggaggaagtggGGAACGAAAAACAGGTCACACATAGTATGGGAGGTAAGGATTAGCTACAATTATTGTTAATATCATGACTATACTTACTATTTCCACCCAACTGTCCCCCGGCCTACCTTTTCTGATCACTGTCCGAGACGTTTCTTCTTCATGAGTGAAGTGCGGTAACGTAAATGTTCACTGGCTTTTTTCGTTTCCCTGCAGCCTGGCCACTGCCTCTTGTTGCCGTTTCTGTTTTCACATCACTCTCATAAAGTGATTTTTCTACCTTCAGTAGCCAAATCCCAAGATTCCTCTTAACTACAAGCTACTTATCGCGAGCCTTCCTCTCTCCAGCACCTGTTCTCAATGATCTCAACAACCATGGTTTCAAAGAGGTGAAAACAAAGCCAGGGCAACACAGCCAGTTGGTAGCCAAGTCCCGATTAAAATCCAGGTTATGGAAGCCTTGTAAACTGTTGCTGAGAATATaatttggtgcagccactatgggaaaacagtctggaggttccttaaaaaactaaaaatagtgctaccgtatgatccagcaatcccactcctgcgtACATGTTCAGAAAAAACAAGAACACTAAATTGAAAATATGCATGCACCccgatgttcacagcagcatgatttacaagtaacaagacatggaaacaaccaagTGCTCATCAACAAATTACTGGATTAAGATGTGGTGATGTAGCTACAACGGAATATTagccttagaaaacaatgaaatgctgccatttgcagcaacgtggatgaacctggagaatattatgcttcatgacagaagtcagacagagaaaagacaaatactatacggTATtacatatatgcagaatctaaaaaaagaataaaaatgaatgtcTATGCAAAACACAAGCAgacttacagatgtagaaaaaaacAACTTGTAGTTACTAAAGAGGAGACGAagaggggagggacaaattagagGTATGAAATTAAcacatgcaaactattatacataaaatagataagccacATGGatacactgtatagcacaggaaattatgcCCATTATATtgaaataacctataatggaacatAATCtacaaaatactgaatcattatgccatacacctgaaattaacagactactgcaaatcaactacacttggataaaaaataataaaatccaggGCACAATGCAACCACGTCCAGCTGTGTTGCATTAACTGCAGTGCACTAACTATTCACTCCCAGGGTTCCCAGAGACGATTTTAAATCTGAGGTTAACGTGCCTTGACACCAAACCTTCTTTCTTATAGATGCTTCTCCTACTAGTCAACTTATCATAAAGTAGGAGTTAGTTCAAATGCTCAAAGAAGAAAcagtaattccagaaaaatattaaatatatctcAAAGTTGGGGGGAGCggttttaagttttttgtttgctttcagaATTTCCCTAAAGTGGGAcgggggctttccttgtggctcagacattaaaagaatctgcctgaaaaaaaaaaaaaaaaaaagaatctgcctgcaatgcaggagacccaggttcaatccctgggtttggaagatccccctggagaagggaatggctccccacttcagtattcctgcctggagaatcccatggacagaggagcctggtgggcaacagtgcaatgagtcacaaagaatcagacgcagCTTCatgatgaacactttcacttcttaaaGGGGGGACAAAAATAGATCACACCGGCCTCAACCAGTTCTATAAATGTAAGATGTTTTCTATATTATACTACACCAGGTTAAGTAAACCAGGGTAGGTCAACTAAATCATTTATAGTTCCTCACTTTTTGtgaggagaggaagacagaaagaCTTTGGGAGGAGAGAGGGCATAGTTAACAGGAAGAAGAGGCATGATCAGGGTGACTGTGAGCAGCACTACCTGCAACTCCAGAAGCGATCAGGACAGAACACAAGTGTCCACCTCTAAGTTTCTGAAGATAAAGGTGTATCTTTTAAATCTGATTGCACAAGGATATATGATGATGGAAAATTCATTAATGCTGGCTTCTTTGGAGAATCACATACTCctcaaaacaacagaaactaATGAGAAGATGGGTAACAGGATACAACGTGCTGTTTTGTGTAAGAACCAGACGAGTTTACTGAAGTCTAACAATGAGGCCTATGGGGAAAGACTAAAAGCttgcatttcctcatctgtaaagcagaTGAAGCACTGGGAAGAATGAGATGGTACACGGATCATTTCTAAAGCACCATTtggtgctttatttttgttttttaagaatagCGTGAAATAGTGTAACGAGTAGATTTGACATCAGTGATACAGGCTGAAGTTGAACCTCTATCTGCTAGTTGTCTTATCAGGCACAAATCATTCAAACATATGTAATGATGTAAGAACTAAATGTATTAACTAAAGAGTATTAACTAAAGTATGTATTAACTAAAGATGTATTAACTAAAAAGTTAATATATATGTTGTGTAGGGGAAGGAAGCTTTTAATATAAATAGTTCTATAAATGTAAGATGTTTTCTATTATATTGGACCAGGTTAAGTAAACCAGGGAAGGTCGACTGAATCATTTATAGTTCCTCATTTTTTGTGTggagaggaagacagaaagagTGATTCTTACAGCAGAAACCCCATTCAGTTAAGAGAAAATCACTGGTCTTTGCGACACCCACATATACTTTATaagtgtgctagttgctcagttgtatctgactctttgtgacccatggactctagtcaaccaggctcctctgtgcgtggaattctccaggcaagaattctggagagggttgccatgcccttctccaaggggtcttcgcagtccagggaatgaacccaagtctcccacactgcaggcagattctttaccatctgagccaccagggaagcccagagtgacCTAGAGATATCAATGAAGTATAATTGTCCTATTGTGTCAGTTAGGATCTCTGTTACCTTACTGACTTTCTGTCTGGAAGGTCTGTCCCCTGATATCAGTGGGGGActtactatattcaatatcctgtaataacctataatggaaaagaatctgaaaaagaatatactcacacacaaacccaactggatcactttgcagtatacctgaaatcttgtaaatcaactctatcaAACACAATCaaacaaatcaatcaatcaaactcaatcttgtaaatcaactatacatcaataaattttctttaatgcAAACCCTTACCTTTCAAGAGTGGCTGGAAGGTTGGAATCTCTTGCAACTTGATGACATCAGGATCGTTGCTGACGTTCCTTGAGGCCTGGGAGCCTTGAGCTACAACCACGATATCGTCCATCTTGGCTCTATGCTTAGCTGGAGAAGGGGTCACTGAAAATAAAGTTACATCACTCAGGAGTTGCATGTTATTTAGCCACCTCTGTCTCAACAAGGCTGTTTTCACTGTAGTCATTAAAAAGGACATtcttacacacaaaaaaatgctaACCGTACTTACgctgtggtgggggctggggtaGGGAAGATGAATTACAGAGGACCTCTGTTTTCTATGGTATTAAAAAAATCCTCAAACTTTACAGGGACATATGCcatctattggagaaggaaatggcaacccactccagtattcttgcctggagaattctatggacccaagagcctagtgggctacggtccattgggtcgcaaagagtcggatatgaataagcaactaacacacacgtgCCAACTATAAAAGTGCTTCTGTAACTAAAAGTTTATTCAGCCACAAAATAAGcagattgtttttaatttttgcttctttgatCCTCCTTATGTTTGTCCCTATTTCCCAATGAGAAAATAAGGGCACAAGATTTAGCTGTGACTTACTCAAGGTCAACAGTGCTAGAGACAGAGTTAAGAAGGGAATGGGAGATAAATGGATTATTAGTATACATAGCCCATCCCTGCCATGCTGGGGTTGCAAAGCTGTAGCCACCCTACCACAGTAAGCCTGGTATGTTGAATAGATCCTagttacagcaaaaaaaaaaaaaacaaaccctgatTCTCAACCCTAGACAACCACACCAGCCCCCTCGCCCCTTAAAGTCACAGGGCAGAAAGAACCAGTGGGACAATGGTAGGCTGAGccaaaattaagaaatttgaaGGACTGCTAAAGAGGCAGATCAATTTCAGGTTTCTAGGCAAATGTAATCCATTTAGAAGGAAGTGATTTAAGGACACCCCAGACCAAGACATCCTGCATTCCCAAACATCTTCTGGTTGGGGCAAGAATGAATCTTTATTGTTTTACACTCTAGAAAGTAGTATTTGCAGGATTACCATAATCATGACTCAAAGGTTGATCCAAACATGCCATAGAACCATCCTGCCTCCTGCAGGATAAAGTCTCTGGAGGCTTGGCCTTCACTCTTAGAATCCCAGCTGCTTTCACTGCTCTTCAAGAAATCTCTCTTCGCCTCTTTTGGTAATTTACCTAATGTTTTTACAAACCTCAAGTCAGAAATCTTTCCTGGGACAAAGTGATTCCTCCATCCCCAGACTCCAGAGGAAAACAGACTTCACGCGATTCTAGGTAGCCTCTAgtacttgtctgtaaaatggggctactgAGAGGATTAAACATGAACACATGTGACGCACTCAGCCTATACGATTCGGCAGTATTAGTATGCGCTGGTGCTGGTCAGAGCCCATGCTGCTGGTTAGAAGGCGAACAAGCCTATTAAAAAGATGACACACTTCTTGCAAAATATGATTCTGGCCTGACACAGAGGCAAGAAAGTAAAGGGTAACAATTATTACCGTATTTGTTATAAGATACTGCATTCTGGAtcttccaaagaaataaaaatgtagccGTAGATACTGCCCCCAGAATGGTCTGAACTAGCCTTGAAGGTCACATTTCAGTGTGGAATACCTCTAGCTCTGTTAACTTCTACATTTCTGAATTACACGTCCTACCAAGGTCAGAGCAGGCCCCAGATATAAGCCAGTTTCGATTAACCACTCCAGAGCTTACTATCCAGGGCAGCCCCAGTGGTGCGAGGGTTTGGtgtgtaagaaataaaaaataaaggcgaGAATGATCCTCAATTAAGCATCATCTATCTTATTAATTGAGCGCTCACTACATTACAGGAACAAAATTCCTCCCATTTCTACACTAAACtcgaagaaaatctaaaaaatatggaCGGGGAAAGAGTAGGGCAAAACATCAGAACTTGCCTTCATGACCAACTTTTATATGAGAAAGGGAGCCGAGACACCATTCGATGGGAAGATGCAGTTTCTGGACATGTTCGCACCCAAGGGTTCAAAGCGACGTACACCTGTCACACGCCCCTTCTGAAAAGGAATTTCTAGGATCCACTTTTAAGGAGGAATCTGTTCTTTGAGATTCTATGACCTATCCACTGTACGACCGCAATCTCACCTCGACAGTCATGAATACTAAAGCCAAATATTAACTAGAAcgtctttcaaggagtaagctgCAGCTGAGACAAATGGCTGTTTTGAAAATCAAAAATGGGCTTGGGCGCCCACGCTGGCTTAGCTTGTAATCACAGCACTGGGTTCCATCAGGGAAATTAAGGCTAGGACagataatagattttttttttttttggctttttttaagaaaaaaagtaccGCGAGAGCTTTCTGTGTGTTTCCGTCCGCCGGTCCCGGTTCCCAGCACGCTGGGAAGGCAGCCCTCCCGGCAAGCAGGCAGGGCTGGCTGGAGGAGGGTGGAAGTAGTTAGGACACCGACCTGAGGAGTTCAGATCGTTGGGTCGGCTCTCGGCCTCGGAGCTCTGCTCACTGCCCATGGTGCCGGCAGCGGTGGCAGCGGAGGAACGACGGAACGGGCGGCGACAGCTCAGGCGGAGGGGCGACAGAGCAGGGACTGGGGGACCAAGGTGCGGAGGCTACACCGGCGATGTGGGGACAACGCGCCCAGCCCACGCGTGGGCGCGGACGGTGGGGACTGAGAGGCCCTATTTGGGGAAGGCTTGCAGGGAGGCGCCGCGGGGCTGCACGCCGCTCGCCCGCCCGCCTTCTTTGGGGAAACCAAAGGCAAGAAGGCGGGTTAACGCCGGGAACCAGCCACGCCTGCGACCGGCGGGCGGCGCCGCAATCACTCACTCGCTCCAGGGGCCGCAGGTTCTTTCCTTCCGCGACGCGGATTGGCAGCGACGGCTGCGACCGGCGGTCAGTTCCGGGTTAGAgtgccccgccccctgcccgagGGAGGGCGGGGACACTGGGTTAGCGTGCTACCCAGGACAGCGGGCGCAGCCTTAAAGGGCCAGATGGCCTTAAACGCAGAGCCTCTCCTAAGATTGAGGCGGTTCCTATGGTAGTGATGCGATTCACCTTTAAGCATCCTCTACACGCTAGGCACGTTTCCTCTATAGTTAGAAATTTACTAATAGGTTTTGGAGGGGTTTGTTTTTGCCAGTGtttgggtttgcttttttttttttttaatgtattatctttttcattttttaaaatgacctttgtttatatttattttttgttgtgctgggtcttccttgcagtGGGagagctttctccagttgcgtGGTACAGCGGCTACTCTTTACTAAGGTGCCTGAGCTTCgcattggcttctcttgttgtacaACTTGGGCTCTAGATCActgattcagtagttgtggtgcatgggcttagttgtcctacAACATGtaagatcttcccagaccagggattgaacccctgtccccttgcattggctggcagattctttaccactaagccactgtgctatgcttagtcactcagtcctgaacgactctttgtgatcccatggactacaccaggctcctctgtccatggggaatctccaagcaagaatactggaataggttgccatgccctcctcgagaggatcttcccaacccattgaTCCAgcctaggtttcctgcattgcaggcggattctttaccataggagccactagggaagcccttttgatatttttaaaaattgagatgtaattgacatataacattatgttagtttcagatgtacaacattaTGACTTGATATTTGCACATGTATGCTGCAACATTTTAAATCctcttttacagatggaaaaagagAGGTGCTGGATAGACTTAGGTTTGAAATCCACAACATCAAAACACAAAGTTCCTATTGTAGTTCCAAAAGCTGGGAGTTTGGCAGCGGCAACCATACGAAAAACCATCCTAGATGGTGTAGGAAGGAGCTGGAAATGAGAGAAGAATGAATAGAAAATGCTGATTCTTGTGTTAGGGTGTTTGCGCGTCTTCAAAGGAAAGTGGATGCCCCAAGTCTACTTTCTGGGAACTTTGACAGTTACCCACAGGCATTCTGAAAGTAGAAAAGGCAAGAAGGAAGTAGAGATAATGTGTAACACAGACTGTCAACGTTGACAGGTCAAGGATGTCAAGGTAGCAATGCTTTCCCATTCAGGAGTTGGGTGGCTATGGCATTTTCAGAACTTTAAAGCTCATGTTGTTTGTTTCACGAAATTTTCAGCTAATGCCCTGAGTTTTCAAATAAACTatgatttcattatatatatataatatatatgtattatatatatatatatttacaaattgagtcaaaatgttatttttttaatttttaaaaagtttttattttatattggtgtataagccaattgggcttcccaggtggcgcaagtggtaaagaacccgcctgccaatgcagaagacataaaagctgcaggtttgattcctgggttgggaagatcccctgaaggaggggcatggcaacccactccagtattcttgcctggagaatcccatggacagagatgcctggtgggccatagttcatagggttgcaaagactcggacacaagtgaaatgacttagcattcataagccgattaacaatgtttgTAATAGTTTCAGACGGGGAAAAGGGGAAGGCATGAATAGGCTAAACACAGGATTTGgggggcagtgaaaatactctgtatgaaaactgtaatggtggatacataTCATTATGTATTTGCCAAGCCTACAGAATGTACAGCACTAGGAATGAACTAGGTCATTGAACTAGCACTAGGTCAATGAACTAGCACTAGGAATGACCTAGTACAGCACTAGGTCAACTAGAGACTTGGAAGGATTTTGGTGGGTGAGTACAGGTTCAttgtatgcacacatgtgtgaGCTCCATTGCagggttgtgtctgactctttgcagcccgatGGACCatagttcgccaggctcctctgtctatgggatttttcaggcaagaatattggagtgggttaccatttcctctccaggggatcttctcaacccagggttcgaacctgtgtctcttgcatctcctgcattggcaagtggattctttacagagCCACCCGGGAAACCTGTGTAACAAATATACCTCTCCTCTGCAGGATGTTGGTAATAGAGCCGGCTATGCACAGATGGGGGCGGGGCccatgggaaatctctgtaccttcttctcaattttgctgtgaacctgaagGTGCCCTCTTCATACCGTTCACAGggttcttattttcttgggctccaaaatcactgcagatggtgactgcagccatgaaattaaaagatgcttgctgcttgtaagaaaagctatgacaaacctctacagcatattaaaaagcaaagacattactttgccgacaattgtccatatagtcaaagctatgattttccagtagtcacatatggatatgagagttggaacataaagaaggctgagcaccaaagaactgattcttttgaactgtggtgttggagaagactcttgagagtcccctggactgcaaggagatcaaaccagtcaatcctaaaggaaatcaatcctgaatattcattggaaggactgatgctgaagctgaagctctaatactttggccacctgatgcagagagccaactcattggaatagactctgatgctggaaaaagttgagggcagaaggagaagagagtgacagagatggttgaatggcatcactgactcaatggacatgagtttgagtaaggtccgggagatggtgaaggacagggaagcctggcatgctgcagtccatggggttgcaaagagtccaacataactgagcaaccaaacaacaaaggTGCTCTTAAAAAACAAAGTCAACAATTTTTTAACTTACGCACCTCTTCCCAGAAATCCAGATTAGATGTCCCCCTCATGAGCTTCCTTAGCTAGCTTTTTCTAATATAACATGTAGTCTTTACACAATCATTAATTTACCTGTGTTTCTCCCCACCGAACTATAACTGAACTACAAGGATGTGTTTCTCCCCACTAAACTATGACTGAAATACAAGGATCTTGAAGGTAGGTGTGTAGCCGAGCAGGACCCActggggccttcccaggacaggcCCCTCCTCGACATCCTCTGTGGTAGTTCAGTCATATTTCATAAGGTTTTCAGATGCTAAAAACCACCGCCAACTTCttccaaatggaagaaattaactacttgatgatAGTAAGTAAATAGCTCTTAATCCTTTTGGCACCTAAGGATTGATAATGTTACCCCACCATCAACCAGTCAGAGAAATATGCCCAAATGATCACATACCCTGGGACCCTCCATCActtggcctttaaaaatgctttgctgaaatccTTTAGGGAATTAGGgaattttggggggtggggggcacagccACCTGTTTTCCTAGCATGGCCCTGCCATacacctttctctgctccacactccaaactctgacattttgttttgtttgatctCACTGTGCGTCGACCACATGAACTTGTGTTTGTTAACAGTGTCTTATTGGTCTTTAATTTCCCAGTGCAGGTGCTTAATGTATATTTTCTGACTaaaacaccttaaaaaaaaatctgcctctaAATAAACGGAGAGGTACTGTATTGGCAGAAGAGGATTAAGACTCTCTTCATATATGGTAGAATATTGTATATGtgcgtcagtcgctcagtcgtgtccacctctttgtgaccccatggactctcgccaggcttctctgttgatggaattctccagaccagaatactggagagggttgccattctcttctccaggggatcttcccagtccagggatcgaacctgggtctcctgcattgcaggcagattctttaccatctgagccaccaggaagccattactcagccatgaaaaggaacaaaactgttcCTTGTAGAGAcctagatggacctagagactgtcatacggagtgaagtaagtcagaaagagaaaagcatcatatgttattgcatatatatgtaatctagaaaaatagtatggtggtttaattgctcagttgtgtccaacgcttgtgaagccatggactgtagcccgtcaggcttctctgtccatgggattctccaggcaaaaatactggagtgggttgccatttccttctccaaagggaaccttcctgacccgggaatcgaactcgggtctcctgatCTCATTTACAGGGCCGGAAtagacacagacatggagaacaaatgtatggacaccaagggtggaggaaggggtgggataaactgggagatgggGGTTGACACATTTacactattgtgtgtgtgtgtgttgctcagtcacgtctgactctttgcgaccccatggactgtagctctccaggctcctctgtccatggatttctccaggcaagaattctggagtgggttgccattcccttgtccacaCTATTGTTGCTCTGttttaaatagataactaacgagaacctactgtatagctcggGGAACACTACTCATGCTCTGTGATGAgcgaatgggaaggaaatccaaatccgaggggatatatgtgtacacataacggactcactttgctatgcagcagaaactaacgcagcattgtaaatcaaccatattctaataaaaattattttcaaaacaagAATCTTTTCAGCAATGAGGtggcatttctaattttaaactCCAGGTCTGTATCAATAGAAAATTTGTCTTTAATCATTGTTTTCATCAATGTCTTCTGTTCACTGTCATAACTGAAAAATCACTTAACATTAACCATTCATTGTATCCAAGCCTTGAAtctgaagtttctttctttcatttttttttcacaaaagtttattcttaaatgtacaaTAGGTTCCAAGGCAACACGTCATTCTAGCTATAGGTGGCAACAGATATTATGGCAGGGGATCCAGGTGATTAAACAGGAATGGAACTAAAGGTCATCATTGCCTCGGGCATAAGGAACAGCTTACTTTTTGCCAGATTTCTTAATTCCACTGGTGGCCAGGGGGCCTTTCCCCTTGGCCTTTGCTTTTAGCTCCTCGAGTTTCTTCTGCTCCTCCGGCTTCTGCTTGAATGCCTTATCTTCCTCATCCATCTCCTTGGTTTGCTTCTTGGGCTGCTTCAGGGGCTTCTTCTTGCCACCTTCGTGGCCCGACATGGCGCCTGCCGCCCCTTCCCCCGAATCTGAAGTTTCTAAGTGGGGAAAGATCTACTTAGCTCCTAGAGTGAAAGGAGAGTCCAAGAGTGTGGCCTCGATATGTACCGGACCCACATGTATATCATCTATGGAGAGAAAACGTACTAAGTGCATCAGTCACTGATTGCAATAGGAAAATTGCTCCAATGGTAATTCACTCTGGAGTTTCCTTTGGTAACCTTTCAA is a window of Muntiacus reevesi chromosome 1, mMunRee1.1, whole genome shotgun sequence DNA encoding:
- the LOC136159730 gene encoding translation machinery-associated protein 7-like, with protein sequence MSGHEGGKKKPLKQPKKQTKEMDEEDKAFKQKPEEQKKLEELKAKAKGKGPLATSGIKKSGKK